The sequence below is a genomic window from bacterium.
CGCTGCAGCATGCGCGAGCGGTTCACGTCCACGACGATCGAGAACAGCATCACGCCGAAGGCCCACCAGGAAGCCTCGATCTCCACCTTCCTGAAGAACAGCCGCTGCACGGCCTCGTAGACGATCCAGATGCAGGTAACCATCAGCAGGAGGGTCTCGAACAGGGCAGAGAGGTTCTCGACCTTGCCGTGCCCGTAGTGGTGCTCGCGGTCGGCGGGCCGGTCCGACACGCGCACCGCGAAGTAGGTCACCACCGC
It includes:
- a CDS encoding cation diffusion facilitator family transporter; the encoded protein is MEGHDRDVAVREKQDAAGKSVVAAVALTGLKLAVGLMTGSLGILAEALHSALDLVAAVVTYFAVRVSDRPADREHHYGHGKVENLSALFETLLLMVTCIWIVYEAVQRLFFRKVEIEASWWAFGVMLFSIVVDVNRSRMLQR